The genomic interval GGCTCCCACCACAACGCGCGCgcggtgttcgacgaaatgccgTCCCCGACGCACGCGGCGCACAACTACCTCGCCGCGGGGTACTTCCGCCTGGGCCTCCCCGAGGAGGCGCTTGGGGTGGTGAGGCGGCTCGCGAGGCGCACGGGGAGGGTGAACTTGCTCGTGCTGTCGATGGCGCTCAAGCTGTCCGCGGCGCTGGCGATGCCCCGCGCGGTGAGGGAGGTCCACGCCCGCGTGGTGAGGTCGGTCGTCAAGCCCGATGACGTCCTCTTCGCGGCGCTGGTGGACGCCTACGTGAAGAGCGCCTTGCTGGGGTACGCCCGGCGTGTGTTCGACGTAATGCCAACGCGGAGCGTGGTGTCCTCGACGGCGTTGATTGTCGGGTGTATGAACGAGGGGCTGTACGAGGACGCCGAAAAGTTATTCAAGGGGATGGACGAGAAGGACGTCGTGGTGTACAACGCCATGGTCGAGGGCTACAGCAATAAGGAAGACACAGCGGAGAACTCGATGGAGGTGTTCAAGGCGATGCAACGGGCGAGGTTCCGGCCGACCGTGTCGACATTCGTGAGCGTGCTCGGCGCGTGCTCGCTCATGTCCTCGCCGGAGCTCGGGGAGCAGGTCCACTGCCAGGTGATCAAGAACAGCCTCTTCTCCAACATCAAGGCCGGGAGCGCGCTGCTCGACATGTACTCCAAGTGCGGCCGCGTCGAGGACGGCCGGAGGATTTTCGACCGGATGGCGGAGCGGAACGTCATCACGTGGACGTCAATGATCGATGGGTACGGCAAGAACGGCCTCTCCGACGAGGCTCTCCGGCTGTTCGACCAGATACGTCGCCGGAGTCACCGGCGGCAGGACGACGCCCGGCCGAACCACGCCACGTTCCTGAGCGCGCTGtcggcgtgcgcgcgcgccgggCTGGTGTCCGAGGGCCAGGAGCTGTTCCAGAGCATGGAGCGCGACCACGCGCTGGAGCCGCGGATGGAGCACTACGCGTGCATGGTGGACCTGCTCGGCAGGTTCGGCAGCGTCCGCCGCGCGCACGACTTCATAAGGGggatgccggcggcggcgaggcccaGCTCCGACGTGTGGGCGGCGCTGCTCGGGGCGGCCACGCTGCACGGGGACGTGGAGGTGGCCGACCTCGCCGCGAGGGAGGTGTTCGAGCTCAGCCGCGCCGGGAGCAGGCAAAGGCCCGGCGCCTACATGGCGATGTCGAACACgctcgcggcggccggggagtgGGACGGCGTGCGTCACGTCCGGGAGATGATGAGACGGCGAGGGGTTCTGAAAGACGCTGCCTGCAGCTGGGTTGGATCTGACAAGTGAGCCAACCATCCCTCGTTCCCTTGGACGATGGATTCATGTAAATTAGctgcaacatttttttttcttttggctgTTTTAGCTACAAGCTCatctctttaatttttaaaattaaatagccaagtcaaattaattttaattatataaattaaagtaag from Oryza brachyantha chromosome 3, ObraRS2, whole genome shotgun sequence carries:
- the LOC102714721 gene encoding pentatricopeptide repeat-containing protein At1g28690, mitochondrial; the encoded protein is MKPNGKHRDPNMQQQGSVPRYLRTAGALAAVVQSFIDEYPTRRGCQTLHAQLLTSGLRPTAVGGGGGDLSIKLLILHLRCGSHHNARAVFDEMPSPTHAAHNYLAAGYFRLGLPEEALGVVRRLARRTGRVNLLVLSMALKLSAALAMPRAVREVHARVVRSVVKPDDVLFAALVDAYVKSALLGYARRVFDVMPTRSVVSSTALIVGCMNEGLYEDAEKLFKGMDEKDVVVYNAMVEGYSNKEDTAENSMEVFKAMQRARFRPTVSTFVSVLGACSLMSSPELGEQVHCQVIKNSLFSNIKAGSALLDMYSKCGRVEDGRRIFDRMAERNVITWTSMIDGYGKNGLSDEALRLFDQIRRRSHRRQDDARPNHATFLSALSACARAGLVSEGQELFQSMERDHALEPRMEHYACMVDLLGRFGSVRRAHDFIRGMPAAARPSSDVWAALLGAATLHGDVEVADLAAREVFELSRAGSRQRPGAYMAMSNTLAAAGEWDGVRHVREMMRRRGVLKDAACSWVGSDK